A genomic window from Astatotilapia calliptera chromosome 12, fAstCal1.2, whole genome shotgun sequence includes:
- the LOC113033760 gene encoding leucine-rich repeat and fibronectin type-III domain-containing protein 5-like, with protein sequence MVLKDVGEINSTVLQSENLASITRLTINNAGVTRIAEKAFSLLTNLKYLSLELNNLSQINSNWFKEPAALSEIILTGNHIEVLSESTLGQFANLTSLRLNKNMLRNIEQNSFSSQAALAELDLSKNKLTWVSPQAFRSLTSTKIRLGGNPWDCSCEAEDFVAFMKGLRKVRNYIINVVLLKKRKERKKCKVASPLSSTEQISAGKRDGRDL encoded by the coding sequence ATGGTCCTGAAGGATGTCGGAGAGATCAACTCCACAGTGCTGCAGAGTGAGAACCTCGCTTCTATCACCAGGCTCACGATCAACAACGCAGGTGTCACGAGAATCGCTGAAAAAGCCTTCAGCTTACTTACCAATCTTAAGTATCTCAGCTTGGAGCTAAACAATCTGTCGCAGATTAATTCAAACTGGTTTAAAGAGCCCGCCGCCCTGAGTGAGATCATCCTTACGGGAAATCACATTGAAGTCTTGAGTGAGTCCACGCTCGGACAGTTTGCTAACCTCACAAGCCTCAGGCTGAATAAAAACATGCTCAGGAATATTGAGCAGAATAGTTTCAGTTCCCAGGCCGCCTTGGCTGAGTTAGACTTGTCCAAGAACAAGTTGACTTGGGTCTCACCACAAGCCTTCAGATCTCTGACCTCCACCAAGATCAGATTAGGTGGGAACCCTTGGGACTGTTCGTGTGAAGCTGAAGACTTTGTCGCCTTTATGAAAGGTTTGAGAAAAGTGAGAAACTACATTATTAATgtggttttattaaaaaaaagaaaagaaagaaagaaatgtaaagTCGCTTCTCCCCTCAGCTCTACAGAGCAGATCTCAGCTGGAAAACGAGATGGACGTGACCTGTGA